CGACCGCCACCGACCACCTGTCCGCGAGCCCGACGGGCTCTCGAGGGGTTCTACCCGCCGTGTCCGGGGTAATCCCGCTCGAACCGGTCCTCGATCTCGCGTTCGTCGAACCGGACGATCACCGGGCGCCCGTGCGGGCAGGAGTAGGGATTTTCGCAGTCATCGAGCGCCTCGAGCAGGTCGACGACCGATCCCTCGGTCAGCGACGTGTTCCCGGTGATCGACGGATAGCAGGCCAGATCCCCGAGGAACTCGTCCGCCATCGCGTCGACCGTCTCGGCACCCGCCTCGCGATCGCCGGCGACGAACGACGCGAGGACGTCCCGTAGCCGGTCGGGCTCGAGAGTTTCCTCGAGGACCGCGGGGACGGTCGTCACGGAGACGGTGCGGTCGTCGACCCGATCGGCGTAGAAGCCCAGCCGCGAGAGCGCCTCGCTGTAGTGGTCGAAGGCTTCGGCTTCGGCTGCGGTCAGCTCGAGTTCGACGGGCTCCGCGAGCGCCTGTGCGGTCGGATCGTCGGCGAAGGCCTCCTGCAGGCGCTCGTAGTTGACCCGCTCGTCGGCGGCGTGCTGGTCGATCAGGACGAGCCCGTCGGGCGTCTCGCAGACCAGATAGGTGTCGTGTAGCTGGCCGAGTACTCGGAGCGAGGGCAACGAGTCGAACTCCGATTGCTCGCCCGTGGCGGCCTCGCCGGTCAGCGTCCGCTGTTCGGACGCGGCGTCGAACTTCCGCGTGGCGTCGCGGTCGGAGTCACGATCCGCACTCGCGGCGCGGGTCCGGCCTGAATCGGTTCGAGTCGTCTCACGCTGGCCCAAGTCCGGTCCCCTCTCCGTCGCGTTCGTCGCCGTCTCGTCCGGGCTACCCGAGGACGACTGCGCACTCGAGGTGCGGTCGGTCCCAGCGGTGTCAGGGCCGCTCGAATCGACCCCGCCTTCCGCGCTCGCACTCGCGGGATCGCCGGTCGGCGGCGCGTCGTCGGTCCCGCGGTCCGGCTGCGAATCGACAGCCGTGCTCCCGTCGTCGGCCGATTCGTCGGCCGGTGACGCGGACTCGGTACTGCGCTCGAGCGTAGTCGATTCCACGTCGACCGAATCGGACTCCCGCTCGGTTCCCCGAGTATCGCCGGGATCCACTCGAGCCTCGCCCGGTGCCGACCGACCGCGAGGCGCTCGCGATCGGAGCAGGCCGTGCTCGAGTAAGGCGTGCTCGACCGCGGCGTCGACCTGCCGGCGGACCGCGTCGTCGTCGTCGAACCGCACCTCCCGCTTGCGCGGGTGGACGTTCACGTCGACCGCGTCGCCGGGGACCTCGAGGAAGAGGGTGACGAAGGGGTAGCGGTCGCCGCCGAGTTGGGTCCCGTACGCGCCCATGATCCCCTCGCGGACGGCGTCGGCGGTCACGGCCCGGCCGTTGACGTACGTTGCGAGGTAGTCCCGACTCGAGCGGTTGGTCTCGGGATGGGAGACGAGTCCGGAGACGGACTCGAGGGGGCCCGGCGGGAGTTCGTCGCCGTCCGCGTCGACGGATATCATGGCGGCTGCGACCTCGCGGCCGTAGACTGACAGGACGGCGGCCTGGAGGTCACCTTGCCCCGTCGTCGAAAAGACCTCGCGGCCGTCGTGGGTCAGCGTGACCGCGACGTCGGGGTTCGCGAGCGCGTAGCGCGTGACGACGCGGTTGACGTGGGCGAACTCCGTCGCCGTCGTCTTGAGGAACTTCCGGCGGGCCGGCGTGTTGTAGAAGAGGTCCTCGATCTCGACGGTCGTCCCCTCCGGACAGCCCGTCGGCTCGACGGAGACGACGTCACCGCCCTCGTAGACGAGTTCCGTCCCCGCACCGTCCGCCCCGCGGGGCCGCGAGCGAATCGTCAGTTTCGACACCGAGCCGATGGTGTGCAACGCTTCGCCCCGGAATCCGAGCGTCGCGACGCCCGACTCGAGGTCCGCGAGCCCGTCGATCTTGCTCGTCGTGTGCTCGCGGACGGCCGCTCGGACGTCGGCCTCGGACATCCCCTCACCGTCGTCGGCGACGCGAATCAGCTCCGTGCCGCCCGCCTCGACGGTGACGTCGACGCTCGAGGCATCGGCGTCGAGACTGTTCTCGACGAGTTCCTTCACCGCGCTGGCGGGTCGCTCGACGACCTCGCCGGCGGCGATGCGGGCGACGGTGTCCTCGTCTAACTGGTGGATGTCGGTGTCGTGCTGGGATGGGGTACTCTCGTCACTCATAGTGGGATGGCGTCGGCACGAGAACCCGCCCCGACGCGCCTGATGTGCTACGTCCCTGTAGCGATGGCGGCTGGTTAGGTCTTACGTCCCGGATAGCGACGTCGACCGTCACAAAAGCGATGGGGCGATAGTCGATCGCTCAGTCCTCGAGGCCGAGATCCTGCGACATCGAGTTGCCGGCCCGCGGGACGCCCTTGGCGGTCACCGTCTCGCCGTTCATGAAGGAGGCGGCGGGACTGGCGAGGAACTGAGCGAGATCCGCGATCTCCGCGGCGTGACCGATCCGGCGGTCGGTCTCCTCGCGGGACGGCATGTCCTCGCTGTCGATGCCGAGCGTCTCCGCGACGCCGGGCGTCTGGATGAGTCCCGGGGCGATACAGTTGACGCGGATTCCGTCCTCGGCCCACTCGACGGCGAGCGTCTCGGTGAGGCGGATGATCGCCGCCTTCGACGCGCCGTAGTGGCTCTCGCCGGGCGCGGCGTGCTGGCCGTTGACGCTCGAGAGGTTGATGATGACGCCGCCGTCGCCCTCGCGCATGACTTCGCCGGCGAGTTGCGTGCAGTGGACGGTGCTGTTGAGGTTGAGGTCGACGATGGTCTGCCAGCCGTTGGCCGAGATGTCCTCGAACGGCGCGACGAACTCCCCGCCGGCGTTGTTCACGAGGATGTCGACGTCGCCGAACTCGTCGACCGTCTCGTCGACGAGGTTCTGAACCTGATCGCGCTCGCGGACGTTACACTCAACGGCGAGCGCCTCGCCCGCGTCGTCGTCCTCGTTGATCCCGTCGGCGACCGGCCCCACGCGGTCCATCGAACGGGAACAGATCGCGACGTTCGCACCGCTCGCCGCGAGCGTCTCCGCGATCGCCTGGCCGATTCCCTGACTCGCACCCGTTACGATAGCGGTCCTGTCGG
This portion of the Natrinema salinisoli genome encodes:
- the mutL gene encoding DNA mismatch repair endonuclease MutL translates to MSDESTPSQHDTDIHQLDEDTVARIAAGEVVERPASAVKELVENSLDADASSVDVTVEAGGTELIRVADDGEGMSEADVRAAVREHTTSKIDGLADLESGVATLGFRGEALHTIGSVSKLTIRSRPRGADGAGTELVYEGGDVVSVEPTGCPEGTTVEIEDLFYNTPARRKFLKTTATEFAHVNRVVTRYALANPDVAVTLTHDGREVFSTTGQGDLQAAVLSVYGREVAAAMISVDADGDELPPGPLESVSGLVSHPETNRSSRDYLATYVNGRAVTADAVREGIMGAYGTQLGGDRYPFVTLFLEVPGDAVDVNVHPRKREVRFDDDDAVRRQVDAAVEHALLEHGLLRSRAPRGRSAPGEARVDPGDTRGTERESDSVDVESTTLERSTESASPADESADDGSTAVDSQPDRGTDDAPPTGDPASASAEGGVDSSGPDTAGTDRTSSAQSSSGSPDETATNATERGPDLGQRETTRTDSGRTRAASADRDSDRDATRKFDAASEQRTLTGEAATGEQSEFDSLPSLRVLGQLHDTYLVCETPDGLVLIDQHAADERVNYERLQEAFADDPTAQALAEPVELELTAAEAEAFDHYSEALSRLGFYADRVDDRTVSVTTVPAVLEETLEPDRLRDVLASFVAGDREAGAETVDAMADEFLGDLACYPSITGNTSLTEGSVVDLLEALDDCENPYSCPHGRPVIVRFDEREIEDRFERDYPGHGG
- a CDS encoding SDR family NAD(P)-dependent oxidoreductase produces the protein MHEPDFDVSDRTAIVTGASQGIGQAIAETLAASGANVAICSRSMDRVGPVADGINEDDDAGEALAVECNVRERDQVQNLVDETVDEFGDVDILVNNAGGEFVAPFEDISANGWQTIVDLNLNSTVHCTQLAGEVMREGDGGVIINLSSVNGQHAAPGESHYGASKAAIIRLTETLAVEWAEDGIRVNCIAPGLIQTPGVAETLGIDSEDMPSREETDRRIGHAAEIADLAQFLASPAASFMNGETVTAKGVPRAGNSMSQDLGLED